CACTGAAAAAGATAGATTATGTCTTCCCGTACCAATGTTCCATTGTTTTGGAGTTACTTTAGGGCTTATGGCAATGTATACACATGGTGGAACTCTTGTAATGCTTGAACAGTTCGATCCTCTCATGGTTCTTGCAGCAGTACAAAAAGAAAAATGTACTGCGCTTTATGGTGTCCCAACAATGTTTATTGCAGAATATACGCATCCTATGTTTGACATGTTTGATTTATCTTCACTTAGAACAGGAATAATGGCCGGTTCCACATGTCCAATTGAGGCCATGAAAAAAGTAGTTAATGACATGAACATGACGGAGATAACCAGTGTTTATGGCCTAACTGAAGGCTCTCCTGGATTTACTCAGACAAGTGTCGACGATCCTCTTGAATTAAGGGTTAAAACTGTAGGAAGAAAACTGCCTAACTGTGAAATTAAAGTTGTTGATCCAGAAACAGGTAAAACTGTTGGACCTGGAGAAGTTGGTGAAATTTGCAGCAGAGGTTATAATGTAATGAAAGGGTATTATAAAATGCCCGATAAAACTGCAGAAGCAATTGATGAAGATGGATGGCTTCATAGCGGCGATTTAGTTACAATGGATGAAAAAGGATACTTCACGGTTGTGGGACGAATTAAAGATATGATTATTCGTGGTGGAGAAAACATTTATCCGCGTGAAATTGAAGAGTTTTACTACACAATGCCTGGAATTAAGGACGTACAGGTTATAGGAATTCCTGATGATAAATACGGTGAAATTGTCGGGGCATTTATAATACTTGATGAAGATGCTGATCTCACTGAAGAGGATGTTAGAGATTATGGAATAGAAAGAATAGCACGTTATAAAGTTCCAAAGCATGTTTTCTTTGTTGATGAGTTCCCTCTTACAGCAAGTGGTAAAATACAGAAGTTTAAAATGCGTGAAGATGCAGTGGAACTCCTTAAAAAGAAACTTGAAGAAGAGCCTGGGATTTAATTTCACGTTAGGCTTTTCCAATTATTTTATTTTTAATTACTTCTTTTTTTAAATTAATTAGTCAAAAATCCGATAGTTTTATATACGATCATGTGAATAAACATTCATCTATGAATATATGAACATTTGCTCATATAAATTTGAAGGTGAAAAATTGACAAATGACCTTGATATCAAAGATATTTCTGGGCTTTCCCAGATTGAAGTAGCTGAAAGACAAAAAAAGGAAGGATATAATGAACTTCCTTCAACAAAAAAAAGAACTATTCTTACTATTTTGTTTGAGGTCATTCGTGAACCGATGTTCCTGCTATTAATAGCCAGTGGAATAATATATCTTTTTCTAGGAAGTCTTGATGAGGCTTTAATGCTTCTTGGATTTGTTTTTGTTATAATTGGAATCACTTTTTACCAGGAACGTAAAACAGAGCGTACACTGGAGGCACTCAGGGACTTATCCAGTCCACGTGCACTGGTAATCCGTGATGGTGAAAAAAAGCGAATTCCAGGTCGTGAAGTGGTTAGGGATGATATTTTAATTTTAGAAGAGGGAGATAGGGTACCTGCAGATGCTGTTGTTCTTTCATGCAGCCATCTTCTAATTAATGAATCACTATTAACTGGAGAATCTGTACCTGTTCGTAAAGTCCCGTGTGGAGGAGTTATGGATATGTATCCACCGGGTGGTGATGAATTACCATCAGTTTACTCCGGAACTCTCGTTGTACAGGGTCAGGGAATAGCTCAAGTACAAAATATAGGTTTAAAAACGGAAATGGGTAAGATTGGTAAGAGATTGGAGACACTGGAAGATGAAGATACTTCCTTACAAAAAGAAACCCGTACTTTGGTTCGAAACTTTGCACTTGCAGGAATAGTATTATGCGCTGCTGTAGTAATTATATATGGGTTGACAAGATTAGACTGGATCAACGGATTTTTAGCAGGTATAACACTGGCAATGGCTATTCTGCCTGAAGAAATTCCGGTTGTACTTACAATTTTCCTTGCATTGGGAGCATGGAGAATTTCTAAAAAAGAGGTACTTACAAGGCGTTCACATGCAATACAGGCTTTAGGGTCAGCAACTGTGTTGTGTGTTGATAAAACAGGTACTTTAACTTTAAATCAAATGTCAGTTAGTAAAATTTATGCAAATGGAGATTTTTACGAAGTTAATACAGAAAAACAGGATTCACTTCCAGAAAATTTCCACGAACTTGTTGAATTCAGTATCCTTGCTAGCCAGAGAGATCCCTTTGATCCAATGGAGAAAGCATTAGAAAAGCTTGGAGAAGATACTTTATCGGATACAGAGCATTTACACGATGATTGGACAATAGTACGCGAATATCCTCTTTCACAGGAATTACTGGCAATGTCTCATGTTTGGAAATCGCCGGATGGTGAAGATTATATCATCGCAGCAAAAGGTGCACCCGAAGCTATTGCTGATCTCTGCCATTTAAACGAAAAAGATACACAGAAAATGTTACAGAATATAAAATCAATGGCAAATGAAGGTTTAAGGATACTTGGAGTAGCTAAAGCAAGCTTTAAACAAGTAGGTTTGCCAGTTGAACAACATGATTTTAAATTTGAGTTTTTAGGGCTTATAGGGTATATAGATCCAGTTAGACCGGGAGTTGCAGATGCAATTGATGAATGTTATAATGCAGGATTAAGGGTTGTAATGATAACTGGGGACTATCCGGGTACTGCAAAGAAAATTGCTGAGCAAATTGGCCTTAAGCCAAGAGAAAAGATTATTACAGGTCCAGAACTGGATAATATGGATGATTCAAAGTTACAGAATGAAATTAAAAATGTAAATATATTTGCCAGGGTAGTACCTGAACAGAAACTCCGCCTTGTAAATGCCCTAAAAGCAAATAATGAAGTAGTGGTAATGACAGGGGATGGTGTAAATGATGCTCCAGCGTTAAAATCAGCCCAAATTGGGATAAGTATGGGGGATAGAGGCACTGATGTTGCCAGAGAAGCATCAGCACTGGTATTGCTCAATGATGATTTTTCATCAATAGTAGATGCTGTTAAAATGGGAAGAAGAATCTTTGATAATTTGAAGAAAGCTATTGCCTATATTTTCGCTGTCCACATACCCATAATAGGTATGTCATTAATTCCAGTGCTCTTTAATCTGCCTCTTGTCCTGTTACCAGTTCAAATTGTATTTCTGGAATTAATAATAGATCCTTCATGTTCAATTGTCTTTGAAGCAGAACCAGCAGAAGCAAATGTGATGAAACGGCCACCTAGAAGTGTGAAAGAACCATTATTTGACAGAAGAGTAATCAGTTTAAGTATTCTGCAGGGAATCAGCGTCTTAATAATAGTTTTGGGAGTATATGCAATAACACTCTATAACGGACAGGGAGATATGGAAGCACGTGCATTAAGTTTCACCACATTAATTGTAGCTAACCTAGCCCTGATTTTAACTAACAGGTCATGGTCTATGACAATTTTTGAAACATTACGCTCTCCAAACAAAGCACTTTGGTATGTTATTGGCGGCGCATTACTATTTTTAGGGCTTGTGCTTTACTTAGAACCATTACGTAATCTCTTTGGATTCAGCATTTTACACCTGGAAGACCTGTTAATTTGCCTGTTAGCAGGGATTATAAGTATCTTGTGGTTTGAGGCCTTAAAAATGGCCGGTAAATTATAGATATCTAATGGATTTGGCTAATAAAAACTTAAAAAATATAACTCTGTGAAGAAGCATGTTTATCCCTAAAAAAAATATAATTCAATTAAAATATGAAATCCTTAAAAAAAGAAATAATAGAAAAGTGCAGAGAACTCCAGATCCCTCTGGTAGGATTTGCACCAGTTAGTAGATGGGAAAAACCTCCCAAAGAACTTCCAGATACTTTTAGTGAATGGATTCCCG
The nucleotide sequence above comes from Methanobacterium sp.. Encoded proteins:
- a CDS encoding cation-translocating P-type ATPase yields the protein MTNDLDIKDISGLSQIEVAERQKKEGYNELPSTKKRTILTILFEVIREPMFLLLIASGIIYLFLGSLDEALMLLGFVFVIIGITFYQERKTERTLEALRDLSSPRALVIRDGEKKRIPGREVVRDDILILEEGDRVPADAVVLSCSHLLINESLLTGESVPVRKVPCGGVMDMYPPGGDELPSVYSGTLVVQGQGIAQVQNIGLKTEMGKIGKRLETLEDEDTSLQKETRTLVRNFALAGIVLCAAVVIIYGLTRLDWINGFLAGITLAMAILPEEIPVVLTIFLALGAWRISKKEVLTRRSHAIQALGSATVLCVDKTGTLTLNQMSVSKIYANGDFYEVNTEKQDSLPENFHELVEFSILASQRDPFDPMEKALEKLGEDTLSDTEHLHDDWTIVREYPLSQELLAMSHVWKSPDGEDYIIAAKGAPEAIADLCHLNEKDTQKMLQNIKSMANEGLRILGVAKASFKQVGLPVEQHDFKFEFLGLIGYIDPVRPGVADAIDECYNAGLRVVMITGDYPGTAKKIAEQIGLKPREKIITGPELDNMDDSKLQNEIKNVNIFARVVPEQKLRLVNALKANNEVVVMTGDGVNDAPALKSAQIGISMGDRGTDVAREASALVLLNDDFSSIVDAVKMGRRIFDNLKKAIAYIFAVHIPIIGMSLIPVLFNLPLVLLPVQIVFLELIIDPSCSIVFEAEPAEANVMKRPPRSVKEPLFDRRVISLSILQGISVLIIVLGVYAITLYNGQGDMEARALSFTTLIVANLALILTNRSWSMTIFETLRSPNKALWYVIGGALLFLGLVLYLEPLRNLFGFSILHLEDLLICLLAGIISILWFEALKMAGKL
- a CDS encoding AMP-binding protein; its protein translation is MLFTEDTIGDFLEKMVEKNPDQEFMVYPDRDLRFTYKQFDDRVNMLAKGLLSIGITKGDHVGIWALNVPDWITFLFACAKIGAVLVTVNTAYKSHELDYVLKQSDMKALAITEGFRDVNYLKVLYELVPELKTSNRSNLKSKEYPCLKSVIYIGPEKHRGLYNTNELLLLGKHTDDKELLEIKNTFDSDDVVCMQYTSGTTGFPKGVMLTHKNIINNGYYIGENLKYTEKDRLCLPVPMFHCFGVTLGLMAMYTHGGTLVMLEQFDPLMVLAAVQKEKCTALYGVPTMFIAEYTHPMFDMFDLSSLRTGIMAGSTCPIEAMKKVVNDMNMTEITSVYGLTEGSPGFTQTSVDDPLELRVKTVGRKLPNCEIKVVDPETGKTVGPGEVGEICSRGYNVMKGYYKMPDKTAEAIDEDGWLHSGDLVTMDEKGYFTVVGRIKDMIIRGGENIYPREIEEFYYTMPGIKDVQVIGIPDDKYGEIVGAFIILDEDADLTEEDVRDYGIERIARYKVPKHVFFVDEFPLTASGKIQKFKMREDAVELLKKKLEEEPGI